TACTCAGTACATTCTAATTGTTTCTTGCTGGGTTCCTCCGGTTTTAATGTtagcatattttttattactcttCCAGGGAAACCTTTGGGCCGAGGACGGGGAAGGGGCCGTGGACGTGGGCGTGGTCGTGGCCGTTGAGTTCTGTCCTCCATTTCTGTGGCATGCAGTTATATACTTTGTGGCAAGATTTTCTGGGTGTTTTCAGCAACTTCTGCGGAGCGTAATTGTTAAGCTATTCCTGCTATTTTCTTGCAATGTTCTAGTGTACAATCATCTTCATGCCGAAACTGATGTAACCTGAATTACCTATTGCCTTATAGTTGTTAGTAAGGAATCCTCCATTCAGCAGTATGACAAATTGCTCATGACTTATTGGTTATACATAACACAGTAAATAGGCCAACGAGTTGCCTAATGAGGTTTGAACTAAATGATGGATTTCCCCATGACAGATTCTTAATGTCTATTTACATGTATGAATGGTATTTGTGAAATGTCTTAGTGTTGCTTGCTTCCATCGCCATACTGTTACATCCGTTGAAGTTAATCATGTAAATCTATATAATAAACCAGGAATATACTAGTTGCTATTTGCGCATTTGGGGCAGTCAGAGGATACCCGTTGAAGCTCTTTGAGACATTAGCAATTCTggatatttacttttaaatgtaGTATTTTAAAGTACTAAATCAATGCAGCGATTCTATTTCATTATACCATACAGGCTCCTCTGTTTTTACCTATAAGCTTTGAAAAAGATACATGGCTTCCTTTTCAGTAAAACCTGGATTTCAATGTTGCCTTCTATGAACAGATTCCGAATAAGAGTGTAAAGAGTGTGCTTTTAACTTTGGTATACACTAAATAGTTTTGTACGAAATAAAGAGCATTGTAATGTAGTTAATAAAGAACAATGCCTTGCATTCAACAATAATAATTGCTAAGGAGACTTCTCAAAATTCTGGCAGCTTCCTGGACTGAAAAACTGCAAATTTTGAAACTTGAGAATAAGAATAGCTGATTCCATTTTCTTGAAGAAAGTCCTCGAGCAGTTTCTTGTGTGTCTCTGGGTCAGAACTCTCACATTCCAACTCGTAGCTGGTCCCAAAATCATAGTTGGTCTCATCCAGTTTCAACCCTTGCCATTGATGCACAGCCCTCACATTCCTAAACCCACCTAAGCACACCACCCCATTTGCTCCAACACCGTACTCATCCCTCACCCTCTTCAGCACCGTGGAAGAATCCACTGATAAGAGCCTCCACGGCTCAGCGATGCAGGCACGGCCAAGCGCAGGGTCAAATGGCTCTTCATGTTCCTCCATGCGGCTGATTCCGCCGGAGATCACTGGCTTGGCCTTCAGGGAGAGGACGCATCGTTCCAGGTTGTAGAAACGGATTCGGAGAACAGCGAGGTTGGAAGTGAGTTCCTTGTTTGTGCCATCGAAGAAGATGTTTTCTTGGATTAAGGTTTTGGTGTGGAAAGGAGAAAGCACGTTGGAGAGTTTTTGGTGAGTGGCTGAGTCTGGGAGACGAAGCTTGATCTCTACTTCCATATTCACCTTTTTCAAAGTGCCCCAGATGAAGAATCAATCATTGTGCCATGCATACCAGTGGCGTTCACGTTCCGCTTTTTTCTGCCTCAAGAAATGGATAAGAATTAGAACGTGGtgattttttctataattttatgtaattgTAATGGTATGAATcccaaataatttaataaatttatgagttaaatatgtttttgtctctcTAGTTTcactgaaatttaaaattagtctcaaaatttttgaccaatttagtccttcatctttagaaatgcgtgaatttagtctttttaatcaaattttgttaaatttatttgaagtttcaaacgcattttatgataatatttgagttaacatttaaacaaaaatgagtcgaacaatgtaaacaattcaaatactatcatgaaatgtgtttgaatagttagataaatttaacaaaatctggttaaaatgactaaatccatacatttctaaagataatgactaaattggtcaaaagtttcgaagatagactaattataaattttactgaaatttggggatgaaaaatatatttaacccaaaatttattattaaaagtgtCCTATAATGGTATAATTTAATACTGTTATTGCTTACAAacctaaatttcttttttaaaatggcCTGGTTACTCAGTTGGTATAATACTGAATGAAAGGTATGAAAACGAATATGAAGTGCTAAACTCTTTTccaaattattattgattaaacAAATAGCAAAATCAACAATTAGATCAGAATATTATATGGTTGTGATTTTCACAAAAATTGATttggtaaatttaaaattgtttgttaaattttttgaaagacTTATGGAGtgtttaatagtttaataatttttgcaTCACAAAATAGTGACGCATACTTAACATGCAAGTGTAAAACTCTCTGCCAATGGATCAAGGACTGTACGTCAATCCTAAAATTTTGGGGTTTATATTTCTGAAGTGACCCATTACATATAACTTCTACAAAATATCTTTGGGATCATTAATAGATTTTTTCATAAACgagagaaaagtaaaaaaaatacagttttatagaaatcaaaattaattttttttacaaaaatgtaaaaattatataagaaattagTTGTAACTTAattcatgaataaaataaattcaacttGTAAAAATACcacttttttttcatctaaatatatcttaaaaaaccactttttttcatctaaatatatcttaaatcgcaattttaaaaaaaaaaaacttgattaaTATATTTCCGTTGGATAAATccaacataatatattttattttattattcgtGACGCTTTAACATTTGATAGACCAAACTAAGCCCAAAACAGTATATATACAGCTTTTCCAAAAGGCTTTGGTGTGAAACATTACCTGCCCCTCAATATCAgctaaaagttatttatattaagaaaatctCAACACGTcacctctatatatatatatatatatatatatatatatattgttagtattaaataaattactagtattatttttattcaaaaaaataaaaattataaatatttttaaatagtataaaatatcattcagtatgaaaaatattcttaaacATTCATAGACAAATTATATGTCAGAGACCTGATACTGATAATTTATCTTTGAATGCAGATATTTAATagtaactattattattatcattgtgtTACATATAGTTACAGAGAAAAATTTGTAATCTATGTTGTGATAATTTTTGAGGCCTTTGTTATTtgtggagagagagaaaatgttGAATGGGAGAGAAAAAATGGCGATTCTTgtactttctcttttctttagtATTCTGATGGTTTGTTTCTGTTTCATTCTGATGATCCATTTCGTGATGGAATTGGCAGCAGTGATGCATAACAGAGCTCGAAAACAGCAAGAAGTTCTGTGGGCAGCATTTGGCATTGctcttttcttaatattttcGTTTGCTTTTGTTGTGTTTGCCATTTTTTCTGGTTGTGGCATGCTCTATATAGCTAATAGCAGCATCAAGGTTGCACCTGCACCCTCTCCTGTTGAAGCAGAACACCACCCTCCCATGGTTTAACATTTTCCATCTTCATCATCAAAAACATACCCTAAGGTTGCCTGTTATATGGAACAGTTTCAGATTAGTTTGAATATAATACAGTACTGCTGCTGCTGCTTATGTTGATATCATCAATGAAATTGTacattttatattcttaataaaCGTGAAATCTCGTAGTGTAATAACACTCACTTGTTCCTTGATCTgatcttgaagaaaaaataaaacttttcaaGCATGTTTTACACAGATGACATGACATGATGATTTGTGACATGCATATCCAGCTCAAGATATGATTCTGATACATTGGAGGCTGAATATTCCTAGCCTACAAAAATAGTAGCACAAAGTACAGAAAAGTAAGCCAAAGTTTATGTGTTTGCTCTAACGGGTGAATATAGAAGAGTATCCCCAAATATCTGCGACAGTACATTCACACGGTCTATGGACTCAGACACAGCATGTGAAAATATGGTAATGAGATGTTCAAATTTCCTTCACATTAACAAAAACACAGGGAACCAAATTCAGAAGTTAACACAAACATCATAGTAAGACTATAAAGCAGGTTATTACTCATTGAGCCATGATATCAGCTTATAAAagactttatattattatactttGTTGAGTCAATGATCATAATATTTTCCCATCAATGAAGCAAAGTTAGatggatgaaaaaaaatcagaacTTCCTTCCACAGACACTCTTTTCACTTCTTTCTCTGAAAATGGTCTCCAAAGAGCAAACATCTAGGTACACTAGGGGAGAAATTGTCGCGTGTCTCTGGACTCAGACAAATTTTCATGTGACATGCACTTAAATTATCGATTAACTTTTCCCATAAATTGAAAGACTCGCTAGAAAACTGGCATAGAGTTATTATGTGGTCCTGTCATAGGAGTTTACATTCATACcaagatatatatatttaaaaaaagttaaagtcaAGGATAGTGTTTCAGACTTTGAGTAGAAGTTGTTGTTCATTTCCATAATACATGTGCTTCTTTATACAAACTACAAAGCACGCACAAAGCAGAAACTACAAGAGGCAAACGAGGAAAATTGAGAGGTTAAAATTTTTGGTGGTTTTCTGATATAAAATCTGATGTATTGATATAACAATGTCTTGAGTAAAAAGAAAGTGTTTCAAAGCCACAAAGCTCCAGCTTGTTTGAGAAGAGGGACAAGGGTGCCACTGATGTGGAAGGCCAGAACCCTGTCCATGGAGCCAACAAGTTTTCCTCCAATGAAGACGACAGGAACAGTTGCAGCAGTGGTGTTGATTCCATTTCCAAGAAGCCTCATCAGTGCTCTCTCCATGTCTTTTCCTTTGGGGTCTTGGTCGAGCTCATGAACAGTGGGGTTAACCCCCATGCCACAGAAGAGCGTCTTCATTGCATGGCACATGCAACAGCTACTCACACTGAAAATCACCACAGCACTCTGAGAGGCCAACCTCACCACTCTCTCCATCTGATCCTCTTCCATGCTCCGAACCCTCATCAGGTAGCTCCatgcagcagcagcagcagaagGAGACTCCACTTGGTAATGCATTGTTCTTGTTCTTGTAAGAATGAAGGAAGAAAAAGTACAAGTTTGGATGAGAAAAATGGGAAGAGGAGGCATGGTTTTTATAAGGGTTGGAAAAAGTTGAAGAATTGAAGAAGGGGTTATGCTTTATTGATTTGTCTGATGTTGTCGCAGGGCGTGTCTCTGATTCAGAGGGGGTGTTGTCTGTTGTTGTGTGGATGATACATGCATTGTAGCCGTAACGCTGCTTGCTTGCATTGGTTACTCGATCGAGGAGGAGAAGAATGCAAATGCTATGCATGATGCATGTTTGTGTGTGACACAGTGTGAGGTGAAAAAAGCAGCGTTATTGATAGAAACAGAAACAGAAGGACAACAGAAGGCAGAAAAAACGAAAAAGCAAAGGGCTAATCTACGTATAGCAGAATTGTGAGCATGTAAAGCCGGATGAATGTTTGTCCAAGATTGCGTCCTTGTTGTCGACCAAGCAACCTTTTTGGTTGTTGTTTCTGACATAAGGCATTGGATAGTAATGTTTGTGTTGTGCATGGTATGTGAGGATGATGATAGAGTAGGGATAGGAATAGGAataggagagagagagagagagagagggtgTTCACCTAAAGCAGTGACAAAGGTGCAGATGGTGGTGTTGAAAACACAGTGAAAaaggagagaagagagaagagagaagaagaaggcgtggtgtttcttttctttccacCGCATGCTCTGCTGCTCATTCAGGCGGCGCAACCATGCTGACGTGCCCACACTTTTCGATCAATTGTCGTTTTGGAATAATGACTGCATGCTTTGGAAATCAcactgcttttttttttttttcttttctctctctcatctcttcttcttcttcatttaacacaaaatattatattcgtTTCTTTCGacaaaattattgtaatatCTTTGTTTGCACACAAGAAAATAACCGTTTATCTTACCATTCTATATTTCAAAGGTTGTGTTGTTAGGACGTTGCCATGAACTTAACCCAAAGTTTGACCTGTTGTTTGTCATAATTGGAGGTCAAAAGGGTTCTCCCATTAGGGCTTTTTACGAAAATGTGGCATGTGGGTCAACAtaaattattagattaaatatgtttttttttcttaattttaagtaAGTTTTAGAATTAttgtctttttaaattttataccaatttagtcttttatctctaaaaatgcattttgataaatttatttgacattttaaacacattttataataataattgagttcatattgaaacaaaaatatgttaaacggtataaacaattcaaatattattatgaaatgcacttgaaacattaaataaacttaataaatttggttaaaataattaattcacgtatttttagaCGTAAAAGACTaatttggtcaaaatttttgaaaagaaactaatttcaaatttgactacaacttaaaagaccaaaaacatatttaatcataaattattatttaagctTTTTCTTATTGCATTTATCTgcaaatttgtaaatttttattttctgctcTAAGAAATTTTCAGAACAatttttctgaaatttttaaaacaagatttttgaaaaaaaaaaaattggaaacaaATTTTCTGCAATACATTATGGAAGGAGTTCTCCGGAAATCATTTTTGGAACATGTTTTCCGAAACATGTATTATACTTTTCGAAATGacttttttgaaaatatgaaaattattccACAATTTTTACAACATAATTTTCAATTCCAGAATGAGCTTTTCGGAAGAGTTCTgtttcttctacttctttttcttcttcttacatAACGTAGCAGTATGATGACGACAGTGGTGACATGATACAAAGAAAGaggatatttttgtctttttagaTGTTTGTAGGACTGATGTTAGCAATAATGAGGATGCAGAACGAATAACTCTATCTTATAATCATTTGTTAGGAGGTTTAGCAGCCCAGTTAAAAGGTTTCAATTAGGGCTTGACAATTTTTGGGCCACAAAGTGAAGTGGCCCATTTTCAAAGTTCGGATCAAAACTCAGAGGAGAAATGGTTAACAGTTCGATTTGTTGATGGATACTAATATGGTACAAAAAAAGAGGTCACTTgcactaattttaattaaaaatagataaaattataattattttttaaaagaatatactAAATAGTACtcatatatttgttaattttaaaataaaattcattgatGTCacatctttaataaaataacatctATATCcctttgatttttaaatatatatcagGGAAAGATACTAACCTTCTTAATATTCTTAAGATTTTACGATGTTTTCATTTCTAACAAATTTACTAACTTTGTATTTAGtctttaatatatgttttttcattcttaaaatatttacaagttTTTGTATTTagtgtttgaaaaatatttatttatatgt
This region of Vigna unguiculata cultivar IT97K-499-35 chromosome 5, ASM411807v1, whole genome shotgun sequence genomic DNA includes:
- the LOC114183047 gene encoding glutaredoxin-C1-like, producing MHYQVESPSAAAAAWSYLMRVRSMEEDQMERVVRLASQSAVVIFSVSSCCMCHAMKTLFCGMGVNPTVHELDQDPKGKDMERALMRLLGNGINTTAATVPVVFIGGKLVGSMDRVLAFHISGTLVPLLKQAGALWL
- the LOC114186351 gene encoding triphosphate tunel metalloenzyme 3-like, with translation MEVEIKLRLPDSATHQKLSNVLSPFHTKTLIQENIFFDGTNKELTSNLAVLRIRFYNLERCVLSLKAKPVISGGISRMEEHEEPFDPALGRACIAEPWRLLSVDSSTVLKRVRDEYGVGANGVVCLGGFRNVRAVHQWQGLKLDETNYDFGTSYELECESSDPETHKKLLEDFLQENGISYSYSQVSKFAVFQSRKLPEF